In the genome of Rhodoplanes sp. Z2-YC6860, one region contains:
- the purQ gene encoding phosphoribosylformylglycinamidine synthase subunit PurQ yields the protein MKSAVLVFPGINRERDMARTIRLVSGTEPAMVWHAEHELPAGTDLVVVPGGFSYGDYLRCGAIAARAPIMDAVRAHAARGGLVLGVCNGFQILCESGLLPGILMRNAQLRFICKDVYLQVERSDTPFTRGYNAGQVIRVPVAHGEGNYTADSETLERLEGEGRIAFRYTGPDGKLDPRFNVNGAINAIAGILNDRGNVLGLMPHPENHVESAIGPTDGRGLFAGLTQHFAKVA from the coding sequence ATGAAATCCGCAGTCCTGGTCTTTCCTGGCATCAACCGCGAGCGCGACATGGCGCGCACCATCCGGCTTGTGTCGGGCACCGAGCCTGCGATGGTCTGGCACGCCGAGCATGAACTGCCTGCAGGCACCGATCTCGTGGTCGTGCCGGGCGGCTTCTCCTACGGCGACTATCTGCGTTGTGGCGCGATCGCGGCGCGGGCGCCGATCATGGACGCGGTGCGGGCGCATGCGGCGCGTGGCGGGCTGGTGCTTGGCGTCTGCAACGGCTTCCAGATTCTCTGCGAGTCCGGGCTGCTGCCCGGCATCCTGATGCGCAACGCGCAGCTGCGCTTCATCTGCAAGGACGTCTACCTCCAGGTCGAGCGCTCCGACACCCCGTTCACCCGTGGCTACAATGCCGGCCAGGTGATCCGCGTGCCGGTGGCCCACGGCGAGGGCAACTACACGGCCGACTCCGAGACACTCGAACGGCTGGAGGGCGAGGGCCGTATCGCGTTCCGCTACACCGGGCCCGACGGCAAGCTCGATCCGCGTTTCAACGTCAACGGCGCCATCAACGCCATTGCCGGCATCCTGAACGACCGGGGCAACGTGCTGGGTCTGATGCCGCATCCGGAAAACCACGTCGAAAGCGCCATCGGCCCGACCGACGGACGCGGCTTGTTTGCCGGCCTGACACAGCATTTTGCGAAGGTGGCCTGA
- a CDS encoding helix-turn-helix transcriptional regulator produces MNEIEERFLDALYRGVTDSEELDRALQLLQDIFGCRGAVLVSVDSQDPTATFNATSGWLKENLQLYLEKYADIDPAPAAIARLPIGSASTTNRMFTEEERRNGRFYNEFFLANGMVETLAGNLYSDQGHLAIVGVMRNAERDAFDDDDIAHMERLMLHITRAVQLRRAFFKVDARSLGLQATVDRLRAGIVLLGDKGAALFVNTAMQAIAQRGDGFMLDRSGRPLPANIEARRRIDALLADVAGGGTGGIVAMQRTSGARDYVVLVAPAPPSSAQSDWERSEPSGGAIVLVHDPEAQPAVMADVLEQGLRLPRGAARLVAALAADDDLKSYAEREGVTIHTARFHLRTALARTGARTQAELVRLAVRLLRDFALAEPKA; encoded by the coding sequence GTGAATGAAATTGAAGAGCGCTTTTTGGATGCGCTCTATCGAGGCGTGACCGACAGCGAAGAGCTCGATCGCGCCCTTCAACTCCTCCAGGACATATTTGGCTGCCGGGGCGCCGTTCTGGTGTCGGTGGACTCGCAGGATCCGACCGCGACCTTCAACGCCACCTCGGGATGGCTGAAGGAGAACCTGCAGCTCTATCTGGAAAAATACGCGGATATCGACCCGGCTCCGGCGGCTATTGCACGCCTGCCGATTGGCTCGGCCAGCACCACCAATCGCATGTTCACGGAAGAGGAGCGTCGGAACGGCCGCTTCTACAATGAATTCTTTCTGGCCAACGGCATGGTGGAGACTCTCGCCGGCAACCTTTATTCCGACCAGGGCCATCTGGCGATCGTCGGCGTGATGCGGAATGCGGAGCGCGACGCGTTCGACGACGATGACATCGCGCACATGGAACGGCTGATGCTGCACATCACGCGCGCCGTGCAGTTGCGCCGCGCGTTCTTCAAGGTCGATGCCAGGAGTCTCGGTCTGCAGGCCACCGTGGACCGGCTGCGCGCCGGTATCGTGCTGCTCGGCGACAAAGGCGCGGCGCTGTTCGTCAACACCGCCATGCAGGCGATCGCGCAGCGCGGCGACGGCTTCATGTTGGACCGCAGCGGCCGGCCGCTGCCCGCCAACATCGAGGCGCGGCGGCGCATCGATGCGCTGCTTGCCGATGTCGCAGGCGGCGGCACCGGAGGCATCGTCGCGATGCAACGCACGAGCGGCGCGCGGGACTACGTGGTGCTGGTCGCGCCTGCGCCGCCGTCGTCGGCGCAGTCGGATTGGGAGCGTAGCGAGCCGAGCGGCGGGGCGATTGTGCTGGTCCATGATCCCGAAGCGCAGCCAGCAGTGATGGCGGACGTGCTGGAGCAGGGACTCCGCCTGCCCAGGGGCGCGGCGCGGCTCGTTGCGGCGCTCGCCGCGGACGACGATCTCAAAAGCTACGCGGAGCGCGAAGGCGTCACGATCCACACCGCGCGCTTCCATTTGCGCACCGCGCTCGCACGCACCGGTGCGCGCACGCAGGCCGAGCTGGTGCGGCTTGCAGTACGCCTCCTTCGCGATTTCGCGCTGGCCGAGCCGAAAGCTTAG
- a CDS encoding DegT/DnrJ/EryC1/StrS family aminotransferase — MGSRDHSLRIPRESPGLLFARHRAEIDAAIARVFDRGRFILGEEVAAFEAEFASYLGVRHVVGVASGTQALGFALRAAGIEPGDEVITVSMTFAATAIAIAEIGARPVFVDVDAKTRCMDPAALEAAIGPATAAILPVHLHGIPAPMDAIVAIAQRHGLALVEDCAQSHGAEIAGRRTGSFGDAAAFSFYPTKILGCAGDGGAVATNDAAIAERLRRLRHYGFDQAGQAIELGSNGRLDEIQAAILRVLLPKIDQQILRRRKLAAEYQHHLGEMPVGLPPAHDGAVYHQYAIAVEQRDSVRARLLNTHGVDTGIHYPVGVHEHPLFARREVALPVTERLVRQLLSLPISPEVAEGHIGDISSALSESIGACR, encoded by the coding sequence ATGGGGTCGCGCGACCATTCACTGCGCATCCCGCGCGAAAGTCCCGGACTCTTGTTTGCGCGGCATCGTGCGGAGATCGATGCCGCGATCGCCCGGGTATTCGACCGTGGCCGCTTCATTCTGGGCGAGGAGGTCGCGGCATTCGAAGCCGAGTTTGCGAGTTATCTTGGCGTGCGCCACGTCGTTGGCGTGGCGTCTGGCACGCAAGCGCTCGGATTCGCGCTCAGAGCAGCCGGAATCGAGCCGGGCGATGAAGTCATCACCGTGTCGATGACGTTTGCAGCGACGGCCATCGCGATTGCGGAAATTGGCGCAAGACCTGTCTTTGTCGATGTCGATGCCAAGACGCGCTGCATGGATCCCGCAGCGCTCGAGGCCGCGATCGGTCCGGCGACTGCTGCGATCCTGCCCGTGCACCTGCACGGGATACCGGCACCGATGGATGCGATCGTCGCCATCGCGCAACGTCACGGCCTCGCGCTTGTCGAGGACTGCGCGCAATCGCATGGCGCGGAGATCGCCGGCCGGCGCACCGGCAGTTTCGGCGATGCGGCGGCCTTCAGCTTCTATCCGACCAAGATTCTGGGCTGTGCGGGGGATGGTGGCGCGGTCGCGACCAACGATGCGGCCATCGCGGAACGGCTCAGACGTCTGCGTCATTATGGGTTCGATCAAGCTGGGCAGGCGATAGAGCTTGGCAGCAATGGCCGGCTCGACGAGATCCAGGCCGCGATCCTGCGCGTATTGCTGCCGAAGATCGATCAACAGATTTTGCGCCGACGGAAGCTCGCCGCTGAATACCAGCACCATCTCGGAGAGATGCCGGTCGGGTTACCTCCTGCCCATGACGGCGCTGTCTACCATCAATATGCCATTGCCGTGGAGCAACGCGATTCCGTGCGTGCTAGACTGCTGAACACGCATGGAGTCGATACCGGCATCCACTATCCGGTTGGCGTCCATGAACATCCGCTTTTTGCTCGCCGCGAGGTCGCATTGCCTGTTACGGAACGTTTGGTGCGCCAACTTCTGAGCCTGCCGATTTCGCCGGAAGTTGCCGAAGGTCATATCGGGGACATCTCAAGCGCGCTTTCCGAAAGTATTGGTGCATGCCGATAG
- the grxD gene encoding Grx4 family monothiol glutaredoxin, which translates to MAIEQFIDNEVKSNDVVLFMKGTPQFPMCGFSGQVVQILDYLGVSYKGLNVLENEELRNGIKVFSNWPTIPQLYVKGEFVGGCDIIREMFQAGELQSLMKEKGLQVKDTAPA; encoded by the coding sequence ATGGCCATCGAGCAATTCATCGACAACGAAGTCAAAAGCAACGACGTTGTGCTGTTCATGAAGGGCACGCCGCAGTTCCCGATGTGCGGTTTCTCGGGACAGGTCGTGCAGATTCTCGACTATCTCGGCGTGAGCTACAAAGGCCTCAACGTTCTGGAGAACGAAGAGCTCCGCAACGGCATCAAGGTCTTCTCGAACTGGCCGACCATCCCGCAGCTCTATGTGAAGGGCGAGTTCGTCGGCGGCTGCGACATCATCCGCGAGATGTTCCAGGCGGGCGAGTTGCAATCGCTGATGAAGGAAAAGGGCCTGCAGGTGAAGGACACCGCGCCGGCCTGA
- the purL gene encoding phosphoribosylformylglycinamidine synthase subunit PurL produces the protein MKSNEPPITPELVAEHGLKPDEYQRILDLIGRTPSFTELGIFSAMWNEHCSYKSSKVHLRGLPTKAPWVIQGPGENAGVIDIGDGLAVVFKMESHNHPSYIEPYQGAATGVGGILRDVFTMGARPIACLNALSFGDPKHPKTRHLVSGVVAGVGGYGNSFGVPTVGGQVRFHTRYDGNNLVNAMAVGLAEADKIFYAAASGVGMPIVYLGSKTGRDGIHGASMASAEFDQNSEEKRPTVQVGDPFSEKLLLEACLEIMEKGCVIAIQDMGAAGLTCSAVEMGAKGDLGVDLELDSVPCRETGMSAYEMMLSESQERMLMVLKPDKEKEAEAIFKKWGLDFAIVGYTTPSKRFIVKHRGDVMADLPIKELGDEAPLYNRPFKETPKRAPLKAASVKPPMSIVDALEKLIGSPELCSKRWVWEQYDHVIGGNTVQRPGGDAAVVRVLDGPKALALTVDVTPRYCEADPFEGGKQAVAEAWRNITAVGGKPLAITDNLNFGNPEKPEIMGQFVGCVRGIAEACKALDFPVVSGNVSLYNETQGRGILPTPSIGGVGVLPDFTKSSTLAFKAGGEAILAIGETQGWLGQSVYLRDVCGREEGAPPPVDLVEERENGDVVRALISDGQVTASHDVSDGGLLVAITEMAMASGIGARLLAQPSDTEAHAYWFGEDQARYLVTVPIDRADAVIQRIKAAGVPVSRIGTTGGDAISIPGERPIAVASLNERFEGWLPAYMAGAN, from the coding sequence GTGAAATCCAACGAGCCCCCCATCACCCCTGAACTCGTCGCCGAGCACGGTCTCAAGCCCGACGAATATCAGCGCATTCTCGACCTGATCGGCCGCACGCCGAGCTTCACCGAGCTCGGCATCTTCTCGGCGATGTGGAATGAGCATTGCTCGTACAAGTCGTCGAAGGTGCATCTGCGCGGTCTGCCGACCAAGGCGCCCTGGGTGATCCAGGGGCCGGGCGAGAACGCCGGCGTGATCGACATCGGCGACGGGCTCGCGGTGGTTTTCAAGATGGAGAGCCACAACCACCCAAGCTACATCGAGCCCTATCAGGGCGCGGCGACGGGGGTCGGCGGCATCCTGCGCGACGTCTTCACCATGGGCGCGCGGCCGATCGCCTGCCTGAATGCGCTGTCGTTCGGCGATCCCAAGCACCCCAAGACTCGTCATCTGGTGTCCGGTGTGGTGGCGGGCGTCGGCGGCTACGGCAATTCGTTCGGCGTGCCCACGGTCGGCGGCCAGGTGCGCTTCCACACCAGGTACGACGGCAACAACCTCGTCAACGCCATGGCGGTTGGCCTCGCCGAGGCCGACAAGATCTTCTACGCGGCGGCCTCCGGCGTCGGCATGCCGATCGTCTATCTCGGCTCCAAGACCGGCCGCGACGGCATCCATGGCGCCAGCATGGCGTCGGCCGAGTTCGACCAGAATTCCGAGGAGAAGCGCCCGACCGTGCAGGTCGGCGATCCGTTCTCCGAGAAGCTGCTGCTCGAAGCCTGCCTCGAGATCATGGAGAAGGGCTGCGTCATCGCCATCCAGGACATGGGCGCCGCGGGGCTGACCTGTTCGGCCGTGGAGATGGGCGCCAAGGGCGATCTCGGCGTTGACCTCGAGCTCGACAGCGTGCCGTGCCGCGAGACCGGCATGAGCGCCTACGAGATGATGCTGTCGGAGAGCCAGGAGCGCATGCTCATGGTGCTCAAGCCCGACAAGGAGAAAGAGGCCGAGGCGATCTTCAAGAAGTGGGGCCTCGACTTCGCCATCGTGGGCTACACGACGCCGAGCAAGCGCTTCATCGTCAAGCACCGCGGCGACGTGATGGCCGATCTGCCGATCAAGGAACTCGGCGACGAGGCGCCCCTCTACAATCGGCCGTTCAAGGAGACGCCGAAGCGTGCTCCGCTGAAGGCCGCGAGCGTCAAGCCGCCGATGTCGATCGTGGATGCGCTGGAGAAGCTGATCGGCTCGCCGGAGCTCTGCTCCAAGCGCTGGGTCTGGGAGCAGTACGACCACGTCATCGGCGGCAACACCGTGCAGCGGCCGGGCGGCGACGCCGCCGTGGTGCGCGTGCTCGACGGGCCGAAGGCCCTGGCGCTCACCGTCGACGTGACGCCGCGCTATTGCGAGGCCGATCCGTTCGAGGGCGGCAAGCAGGCGGTGGCGGAAGCCTGGCGCAACATCACCGCGGTCGGCGGCAAGCCGCTCGCCATCACCGACAACCTCAATTTCGGCAATCCCGAGAAGCCCGAGATCATGGGCCAGTTCGTCGGCTGCGTGCGCGGCATCGCCGAGGCGTGCAAGGCGCTCGACTTCCCGGTCGTGTCCGGCAACGTCTCGCTCTACAACGAGACGCAGGGGCGCGGCATCCTGCCGACGCCGAGCATCGGCGGCGTCGGCGTGCTGCCGGACTTCACCAAATCGTCGACACTGGCGTTCAAGGCGGGCGGCGAGGCGATCCTGGCGATCGGCGAGACCCAGGGCTGGCTCGGCCAGTCGGTCTATCTGCGCGACGTCTGCGGCCGCGAAGAGGGCGCGCCGCCACCGGTCGATCTCGTCGAGGAGCGCGAGAATGGCGACGTGGTGCGCGCGTTGATCTCCGACGGCCAGGTGACGGCCTCCCACGACGTTTCCGACGGCGGGCTTCTGGTCGCGATCACCGAAATGGCGATGGCCTCAGGGATCGGGGCGCGGCTCCTGGCACAGCCTTCGGACACCGAGGCGCACGCCTATTGGTTCGGCGAGGATCAGGCGCGCTATCTGGTGACGGTGCCGATCGATCGCGCCGACGCGGTGATCCAGCGGATCAAGGCGGCGGGCGTGCCGGTGAGCCGCATCGGCACCACGGGCGGGGACGCCATTTCGATCCCCGGCGAGCGGCCCATAGCGGTCGCTTCGCTGAATGAGCGCTTCGAGGGCTGGCTGCCGGCCTATATGGCCGGCGCGAATTGA
- a CDS encoding DapH/DapD/GlmU-related protein: protein MPIVIYAIGSPIVADVEETCRRLRADIVGWVRNVPGESFAPDGVQISDADRLPADLLQHDFLVPLFTSRYRISAVGEARQRGFVRPATLIDPTAVVASTAAIGPGTYVNSMVNIGAACRIGAFCFVNRGATIGHHSELDEFASVGPAATIAGMVRVGKGAMIGAGAVVLPRVTIGANAVVAAGAVVTKPVAPDTTVAGNPARLFQGPSTGEMHTG, encoded by the coding sequence ATGCCGATAGTCATTTATGCGATCGGCTCTCCGATCGTGGCCGATGTGGAGGAGACCTGCCGTCGGCTGCGCGCCGATATCGTTGGTTGGGTACGCAACGTCCCCGGCGAAAGCTTCGCGCCGGACGGCGTCCAGATTTCGGACGCCGACCGCCTGCCCGCCGATCTTCTGCAGCACGACTTCCTCGTTCCGTTGTTCACCTCGCGTTACCGCATCTCCGCCGTCGGCGAAGCGCGCCAGCGCGGCTTCGTGCGCCCTGCGACGTTGATCGATCCGACCGCCGTCGTTGCCTCGACTGCCGCGATCGGGCCTGGGACTTACGTCAACTCGATGGTCAACATCGGTGCCGCCTGCCGCATCGGCGCGTTCTGCTTCGTCAATCGCGGCGCAACGATTGGCCATCATTCCGAGCTCGACGAGTTTGCTTCCGTGGGACCCGCCGCGACCATTGCCGGCATGGTGCGGGTGGGGAAGGGTGCGATGATCGGCGCGGGCGCGGTGGTGCTGCCGCGCGTCACCATCGGCGCGAATGCCGTCGTGGCCGCTGGTGCGGTCGTGACCAAGCCGGTCGCGCCCGACACCACCGTGGCCGGCAACCCGGCGCGGCTCTTTCAAGGGCCATCGACCGGCGAAATGCACACTGGCTGA
- a CDS encoding autotransporter outer membrane beta-barrel domain-containing protein yields the protein MGAGVTGDIGGRRGSGKPGSRNRLYNLLLTSAAVLGCTPASAADWLGGTSANWFTPGNWNPAAVPGSGTDVTINNGATPNPADITATGAQARNVTLGSAAGQTGTLNVTGGGLTIGSTLTVGDFGTGTVNISSGGTVNTGSAYVAVDPGGSGTITVSGTGSKLTASGTYIGMDANAIGQVTVQNGASLASTTTVIGYFTGTSNGTLTVSGSTFTNTGSFTIGERGTGTFNLNNGSTATSGTTSIGSTNASGSGTANISGSGTTWTTSNVNLGTSGAGSLTISDGAHVTSNRSLGVIPVVSIGGNATVTGSGSQWLIDGSQGVGGPTGTLGIGKANSTSSLTVSAGGTLRINNNATGTDGSSSDVRIGVASGSTGNVTVTGANSTMTTPYNVHVGYATNSTGNVTVSNGGALNTGFTILGGGTGATGNVTVTGAGSTWTIADTPNAIVGQAQGLSIALGSSTSKGTLTIADGGTVNVNSTGRFVKLGSLSGSQATLNIGAAAASPAAGAGTLNADAVVFVDGATSTINFNHTSSNYIFAASISGNGPGAVNFLAGTTILTGNNTYTGTTTISAGATAQLGNGGNAGGSNGLVSGNISNNGALIFNVGSVLPTYGGVISGNGTVEQRGSSTLILTGTNTYSGLTTISAGTLQIGNGGTTGSIAGDVLNNSAITFNRSNNFSFNKVISGTGSLNKSGTGVMTLNGVATYTGGTSVQQGTLRLGGSDRLAATGSLFLFSTGTFDLNGFNQTVSDLSGPGTVAAGTGTFTAGGTNNRTFAGTLTGSGAFVKQGSGSLSLTGTTSAYAGTTTVAAGTLLVNSNLSGSAVTVNAGATLGGNGTTGATTINGNIAPGNSIDTIHIVGPYIQASGSRYTVEINNAGQSDLIAVNGAATIQSGTTVAVVGTPGLYTLNQRYTILTATGGVTGQYTTLTDNLPFVDFMLGSDANSIFFDVLRNTVSFDRIAQTPNQQAAAGGAQSLGTGNRIFDTVLALDAPNARRAFDLLSGDIHASVSGTILEDSRFIRDAVTGRLRQGIGGTASIFAPQLATLNFGEDDSDAGTDVAGLMFEGDAMSYASGKRKRVRDTMDRALPLKAAPVTRGPIYTAWGQAFGNFGRTDGDGNAAALHRTTGGFITGMDVTTRGSIGDVWRAGLAVGFQHTSVDVSDRSSSGGIETYYLAAYGGRQIGALGLRAGASYGWHDVSTNRSIVVPGFTDTTKGRYNANTAQVFGEVGYGMQWRQFAIEPFAGIAYVNLHTDNFVEGGGAAALAGAGGTTDTTYSTIGLRAAAPLPWRDFAGLVAKGSIGWRHNLGTSVPTAQLSFASGGTPFVVAGVPIARDAAAVEFGLEGQAWRNATLGIAYTGQIASSADDHGVKANFVQKF from the coding sequence ATGGGTGCTGGGGTGACGGGCGACATCGGGGGAAGACGGGGGTCGGGCAAGCCCGGCTCACGCAATCGGCTGTACAATTTATTGCTGACTTCGGCGGCAGTTCTGGGCTGCACGCCGGCCAGCGCTGCCGACTGGCTCGGTGGCACGTCAGCCAACTGGTTCACGCCAGGCAACTGGAATCCGGCCGCGGTCCCCGGATCGGGCACCGACGTCACCATCAACAACGGCGCAACACCAAACCCGGCCGACATCACGGCGACGGGAGCACAAGCGCGTAACGTCACGCTCGGCTCGGCCGCGGGCCAGACCGGCACGCTGAATGTCACCGGCGGTGGCCTGACGATCGGCTCGACGCTGACCGTCGGCGATTTTGGCACCGGCACGGTCAATATCTCTTCCGGCGGCACCGTCAACACAGGCAGCGCCTATGTGGCCGTCGATCCGGGCGGGTCCGGCACGATCACGGTGTCCGGCACGGGGTCAAAGTTGACCGCTTCTGGCACCTACATCGGGATGGACGCCAACGCGATCGGTCAGGTGACGGTGCAGAATGGTGCAAGCCTCGCGAGCACCACAACGGTGATCGGTTATTTCACCGGCACCTCCAACGGAACATTGACCGTTTCGGGCTCGACGTTCACGAACACCGGATCGTTCACGATCGGCGAACGCGGCACGGGCACGTTCAATCTCAACAACGGCTCGACCGCAACATCCGGGACCACGTCCATCGGTTCGACCAATGCAAGCGGCAGCGGCACCGCCAACATCTCCGGCAGTGGCACGACCTGGACCACCAGCAACGTGAATCTCGGGACGAGCGGCGCCGGCTCGCTGACGATCTCCGACGGCGCCCACGTCACCTCGAACCGCTCGCTCGGCGTCATCCCAGTGGTGTCGATCGGTGGCAACGCCACCGTGACCGGCAGCGGTTCGCAATGGCTGATCGACGGCAGCCAGGGCGTCGGCGGCCCTACGGGCACGCTCGGCATCGGCAAGGCGAACAGCACGAGCTCTCTCACCGTCTCCGCCGGCGGCACCTTGAGGATCAACAACAACGCGACCGGGACCGACGGCAGTTCCTCGGATGTTCGCATCGGGGTGGCGAGTGGCTCGACCGGCAACGTCACGGTCACCGGCGCGAACTCGACGATGACGACGCCTTACAATGTGCATGTTGGTTACGCCACGAACTCGACCGGCAATGTGACGGTCAGCAACGGCGGCGCACTCAACACCGGCTTCACCATCCTCGGCGGCGGCACCGGCGCGACCGGCAACGTGACCGTCACGGGCGCCGGCTCGACCTGGACGATCGCGGATACTCCCAATGCCATCGTCGGCCAGGCCCAGGGTCTCTCCATCGCGCTGGGCTCGAGCACCAGCAAGGGCACGTTGACCATTGCCGACGGCGGCACCGTCAACGTGAACTCGACCGGACGCTTCGTCAAACTTGGCAGCCTTTCTGGCAGCCAGGCCACCCTCAACATCGGCGCGGCGGCGGCAAGTCCCGCTGCGGGAGCCGGCACGCTCAATGCCGACGCGGTCGTGTTCGTGGACGGCGCGACCAGCACCATCAATTTCAACCACACGTCCAGCAACTACATCTTCGCGGCCAGCATCTCGGGCAACGGTCCTGGCGCGGTGAATTTCCTCGCCGGCACCACGATCCTGACCGGCAACAATACCTATACCGGGACGACGACGATCTCCGCCGGAGCCACAGCGCAGCTCGGCAATGGCGGCAACGCCGGCGGCAGCAACGGCCTCGTCTCCGGCAACATCAGCAACAACGGCGCCTTGATCTTCAACGTCGGATCAGTCCTTCCGACCTACGGAGGTGTGATTTCCGGCAACGGCACGGTCGAGCAACGCGGTTCCTCCACGTTGATCTTGACCGGCACCAACACCTATTCGGGACTGACGACGATCTCGGCCGGCACGCTGCAGATCGGCAACGGCGGCACCACCGGCTCGATCGCGGGCGACGTGCTCAACAATTCTGCGATCACCTTCAATCGCTCCAACAATTTCAGCTTCAACAAGGTCATTTCCGGCACCGGTTCGCTCAACAAGAGCGGCACCGGCGTCATGACGCTCAACGGCGTTGCCACTTACACCGGCGGAACGTCAGTGCAGCAAGGCACGCTGCGGCTCGGTGGCAGCGACCGGCTGGCAGCGACCGGCAGCTTGTTCTTGTTCTCGACGGGAACGTTCGATCTTAACGGCTTCAATCAGACGGTCAGCGATCTTTCCGGCCCCGGCACGGTCGCGGCCGGCACTGGAACCTTCACGGCAGGCGGGACCAACAACCGCACCTTTGCGGGCACGCTCACGGGCAGCGGCGCCTTCGTCAAACAGGGCTCGGGCTCACTCAGCCTGACCGGCACCACCTCGGCCTATGCCGGCACCACCACGGTCGCCGCCGGCACGCTGCTGGTGAACAGCAATCTTTCCGGCAGTGCGGTGACGGTCAACGCCGGCGCGACGCTGGGCGGCAACGGCACGACCGGCGCCACGACCATCAACGGCAACATCGCGCCAGGCAATTCGATCGACACGATCCACATCGTCGGGCCCTACATCCAGGCGTCCGGGTCGCGCTACACGGTCGAGATCAACAACGCCGGCCAGAGCGACCTCATCGCGGTGAATGGCGCGGCGACGATCCAGTCGGGCACGACGGTCGCGGTGGTCGGCACGCCGGGCCTCTACACCCTCAACCAGCGCTACACGATCCTGACCGCGACCGGCGGCGTCACGGGACAATACACGACGCTGACCGACAACCTGCCCTTCGTCGACTTCATGCTCGGCTCGGACGCCAACAGCATCTTCTTCGATGTCCTCCGCAACACCGTGTCGTTCGACCGGATCGCGCAGACGCCCAACCAGCAGGCCGCGGCGGGCGGCGCGCAGTCCCTTGGCACGGGCAACAGAATTTTCGACACCGTCTTGGCGCTCGATGCACCGAACGCGCGGCGCGCCTTCGATCTCCTGTCGGGCGATATCCACGCCAGTGTCAGCGGCACCATCCTTGAGGACAGCCGCTTCATCCGCGATGCCGTCACCGGCCGTTTGCGGCAGGGGATCGGCGGCACCGCCTCGATCTTCGCGCCGCAGTTGGCCACGCTGAACTTCGGCGAGGACGATAGCGATGCCGGTACGGACGTCGCCGGGCTGATGTTCGAGGGCGACGCCATGTCCTATGCGTCGGGCAAGCGCAAGCGCGTGCGGGACACCATGGACCGCGCGTTGCCGCTGAAGGCTGCGCCGGTGACGCGCGGGCCGATCTACACCGCCTGGGGCCAGGCTTTCGGCAACTTCGGCCGCACCGACGGCGACGGCAATGCGGCAGCACTCCATCGCACCACCGGCGGCTTCATCACCGGCATGGACGTCACCACGCGCGGCAGCATCGGCGACGTGTGGCGTGCGGGCTTGGCGGTCGGCTTCCAGCACACCTCGGTCGATGTCAGCGACCGCAGTTCGTCGGGCGGCATCGAGACGTATTACCTCGCGGCCTATGGCGGCCGGCAGATCGGTGCGCTGGGACTTCGCGCCGGCGCGTCCTACGGCTGGCACGATGTGAGCACCAACCGCAGCATCGTGGTGCCAGGCTTCACCGACACGACGAAGGGCCGCTACAACGCCAACACCGCGCAGGTGTTCGGCGAAGTGGGCTACGGCATGCAGTGGCGGCAGTTCGCGATCGAACCGTTCGCAGGCATCGCCTACGTCAACCTTCACACCGACAACTTCGTCGAGGGCGGCGGCGCGGCGGCACTCGCGGGCGCAGGCGGCACCACGGACACGACCTATTCGACGATCGGGCTCCGCGCTGCGGCGCCCCTGCCCTGGCGCGATTTCGCAGGCCTCGTCGCCAAGGGCTCGATCGGCTGGCGGCACAACCTCGGCACCAGTGTGCCGACCGCGCAGTTGAGCTTCGCGTCAGGCGGCACGCCATTCGTCGTCGCCGGCGTACCGATCGCACGTGATGCTGCAGCGGTGGAGTTCGGTCTCGAAGGCCAGGCCTGGCGCAACGCCACACTCGGCATCGCCTACACCGGCCAGATTGCAAGCAGCGCCGACGATCACGGCGTCAAAGCGAACTTCGTGCAGAAGTTCTGA
- a CDS encoding BolA family protein, with the protein MPMNAGDIEKLIKAGIPDAEVTIRDLAGDGDHYAATVLAESFRGKSRVQQHKLVYDALKGQMGGALHALALQTGLPER; encoded by the coding sequence ATGCCAATGAACGCAGGCGACATCGAAAAATTGATTAAGGCGGGCATTCCGGACGCCGAGGTGACGATTCGGGACCTCGCCGGGGATGGCGATCACTATGCCGCAACCGTGCTCGCCGAATCATTCCGCGGCAAGTCACGCGTGCAGCAGCACAAGCTTGTATACGACGCTCTGAAGGGCCAGATGGGTGGTGCGCTGCATGCGCTCGCCTTGCAGACCGGCCTGCCGGAGAGGTAG